A window of the Hordeum vulgare subsp. vulgare chromosome 5H, MorexV3_pseudomolecules_assembly, whole genome shotgun sequence genome harbors these coding sequences:
- the LOC123395125 gene encoding disease resistance protein RGA4-like has product MEAAAAIAFVGRIAPKLLEFLDGNRKLRQNLEHDITYIRNEFALISATIQQDDDRRWRNGTGGDHVQRAWIQIIRELAHAIEDCIDRFMHRVAISGTSWIRQAVHRVKTGTVRNEFAVAIRELKKISQDSSRMRETYCKASVGASTSSSASSLAVAWAPETTTEMSIDNTLSARSPVGMDTPRDELLELIQQQEQLKVISIVGFDGIGKTLLARHVYHCMMSQYEVRAWVCTAEQRGASHVLEEILRQLGIPTTYTNGGGTLSNLCAILRLYLGTKRFFIVIDDMQTEFWHDIKDAFVGLSGRILVTTAIQSVANACSSSAAHDHVYRMKTLPNEHSRQLFFKEVFQDDDPPIDKEDQLGSEALKKCDGLPLALVTTARYLQSTGNPTRENWATLCHNLGAHLETKEMLARMKHVLVHSYTSLVKHDVKTCLLYLGIYPNGRTVRRGSLIRKWCAEGFIQGDYMCDTLDVAIGNFKELVNRSIIQRTDASNKNSADQVKTYHTHGMMLEFILHMSKCDNFITLLYDQLDPPPPPNKIRWLSLHDASARVANDLSLVRSLTIFGKAHESVLDFSKYELLRVLDLEECGNHLEDKHLREICTNLLLLRYLSLGAAVMVTILPKEIKRLQFLETLDVRRTKIEILPTQVMEMPCLIHLFGKFKLQQGVGGRKMHKLQTWFSENSKLETLAGFIVDNNKSQGFAQLMEHMKHLTKVKIWCEQSTNDSTDPTASGSSGTTNNYTHVSKAIKGFIKRSTDVKKAHSLSLHFSEKWFQDLLMNLSLEKEEACSCYLSSLKLQGDNIGSLPPFVTMLGGLTKLCLSSPHQLSGDILAALSRVRCLVDLKLIASQLAKLVIVKGALGSLRRLCIVVEVMTELEVQEGALPLLESLQLLCKDLNGFCGTTIQSLRRIKEVSLYDGVSDETKHEWKEEAKKHPRRPKLLFVKTAEEVHMGSDPADNSESSAVPTTDTTLPVTAPHDAISTEQSAGDDDQQHDEDDKEDTDNIDILEDFASKTCLDPLMNKEGFEQEIKGVIGLVDQQMEDTTWCTGQANTNHVHWVVDGNRRKRARTAGEGNSMDKVVDRVKRKNLEDVPETRPTKQTAPGLTVPVSDRK; this is encoded by the exons ATGGAGGCTGCAGCGGCCATCGCTTTTGTGGGCAGAATTGCGCCCAAGCTCCTGGAGTTCTTAGACGGAAACCGCAAGCTCCGGCAGAACCTGGAGCATGACATCACCTACATCAGAAACGAGTTTGCGTTGATCTCTGCCACTATTCAGCAAGACGATGACCGTCGCTGGAGGAACGGCACCGGTGGTGATCATGTGCAGAGGGCCTGGATCCAAATTATACGAGAGTTGGCGCATGCTATCGAGGATTGCATCGATCGCTTCATGCACAGGGTGGCCATCTCCGGGACGTCGTGGATCCGTCAGGCTGTCCACCGGGTGAAGACGGGGACGGTCCGCAACGAGTTTGCTGTGGCGATCCGTGAGCTCAAGAAGATATCACAGGATTCATCCAGGATGAGAGAAACTTACTGCAAAGCCAGCGTTGGTGCTAGCACCTCCTCCTCCGCATCATCATTGGCAGTTGCATGGGCACCTGAAACAACGACAGAGAtgtccatagacaacaccctttcaGCTCGCAGCCCTGTGGGCATGGACACTCCCCGGGATGAGCTTCTGGAACTGATCCAGCAGCAGGAGCAACTCAAGGTGATATCTATTGTTGGCTTCGATGGCATAGGCAAGACTCTCCTTGCTAGGCATGTGTACCATTGTATGATGAGCCAATATGAGGTACGGGCCTGGGTTTGTACAGCCGAGCAAAGGGGCGCAAGCCATGTCCTCGAGGAGATACTCCGGCAACTTGGCATCCCCACCACATACACCAATGGCGGAGGGACCCTCAGCAATCTCTGTGCAATCCTCAGACTATACCTTGGGACTAAGAG GTTCTTCATTGTAATCGATGACATGCAGACAGAATTTTGGCACGATATAAAAGATGCCTTTGTGGGGTTGAGCGGCAGGATTCTGGTGACGACGGCCATTCAGTCAGTAGCAAATGCCTGCAGCAGCTCAGCAGCTCATGATCATGTGTACAGAATGAAAACTCTCCCCAATGAGCACTCGAGACAGTTGTTCTTCAAGGAAGTTTTCCAAGACGACGATCCGCCCATCGATAAAGAGGACCAGCTTGGCTCAGAAGCACTAAAGAAGTGTGATGGTTTACCCCTTGCTCTTGTAACCACAGCCCGGTACTTGCAAAGCACAGGTAATCCGACACGTGAAAACTGGGCAACATTGTGCCACAATCTGGGAGCACATCTGGAAACAAAAGAGATGTTAGCAAGAATGAAGCATGTGCTTGTCCATAGCTACACCAGCCTTGTTAAACATGATGTCAAGACATGCTTGCTATACCTAGGTATCTACCCTAATGGTCGTACAGtcaggagaggaagcttgataaggAAATGGTGTGCTGAAGGGTTTATCCAAGGAGATTATATGTGCGATACTCTGGATGTCGCTATCGGTAATTTCAAAGAGCTGGTCAACCGGAGTATCATCCAGCGTACAGATGCCAGCAACAAAAACAGTGCAGATCAGGTGAAGACATATCATACTCATGGCATGATGCTCGAGTTCATCCTGCATATGTCCAAGTGTGATAACTTCATTACCTTGTTATATGATCAGCTGgatcccccacccccacccaacaAAATACGTTGGCTCTCCCTTCATGATGCAAGTGCCAGAGTGGCCAATGATCTATCTCTTGTCCGATCTCTGACAATCTTCGGCAAGGCACATGAATCTGTCTTGGATTTTTCCAAATATGAACTGTTGCGAGTTTTGGATCTAGAAGAATGCGGTAACCACCTGGAGGACAAGCATCTTAGGGAGATATGCACCAACCTGTTGCTGCTCAGGTACCTAAGCCTAGGGGCCGCTGTTATGGTTACGATTCTCCCAAAAGAGATCAAAAGGCTTCAATTTTTGGAGACGCTGGATGTAAGAAGAACCAAGATAGAGATTCTGCCCACACAAGTCATGGAGATGCCATGCCTGATTCATCTATTTGGAAAGTTCAAGCTCCAACAGGGTGTAGGAGGCCGGAAAATGCATAAGCTACAAACTTGGTTCTCAGAGAATAGCAAATTGGAAACATTAGCAGGATTTATTGTGGACAACAACAAGAGCCAAGGATTTGCACAACTGATGGAGCATATGAAGCACTTGACGAAGGTGAAAATATGGTGCGAGCAATCCACTAATGATAGCACGGATCCCACTGCCAGCGGCAGCAGCGGCACCACCAACAACTACACTCATGTCTCAAAGGCCATCAAGGGGTTCATCAAGAGAAGCACCGACGTGAAAAAAGCTCATTCACTCTCACTACATTTCAGTGAAAAATGGTTCCAAGACTTGCTCATGAACTTGTCCCTGGAAAAAGAAGAAGCTTGCTCCTGCTATCTTAGCTCGCTCAAGCTACAAGGGGACAACATAGGCAGCCTGCCTCCATTTGTAACCATGCTGGGTGGTCTTACTAAACTATGTCTTTCATCCCCTCATCAGCTGAGTGGGGATATTCTTGCCGCACTGAGCAGAGTGCGCTGCTTGGTGGACCTGAAGCTGATTGCATCTCAACTGGCCAAACTCGTCATCGTAAAAGGTGCACTTGGAAGCCTGCGACGCCTATGCATTGTGGTGGAAGTCATGACTGAGCTGGAAGTCCAAGAGGGAGCTCTGCCGCTCCTCGAGTCACTCCAGCTGCTATGTAAGGATCTAAATGGCTTTTGCGGCACAACAATCCAGTCCCTGCGACGTATTAAGGAGGTCTCCCTCTATGATGGAGTGAGTGATGAAACAAAACATGAGTGGAAAGAAGAAGCAAAAAAACATCCCAGACGTCCCAAGCTATTGTTTGTTAAGACGGCCGAAGAAGTTCATATGGGAAGCGACCCTGCAGACAATTCTGAGAGCTCTGCGGTACCAACTACTGATACAACGTTACCAGTGACAGCGCCCCATGATGCCATTTCTACTGAACAGTCGG CTGGTGATGATGATCAGcaacatgatgaagatgataAAGAAGACACGGATAACATTGATATCCTAGAGGATTTTGCTAGCAAAACTTGTCTGGACCCTCTGATGAACAAGGAAGGTTTTGAACAGGAGATAAAAGGAGTGATAGGTTTAGTAGATCAGCAGATGGAAGATACCACTTGGTGCACTGGTCAGGCTAATACAAATCATGTCCATTGGGTAGTTGATGGAAATAGAAGAAAGAGGGCTAGGACTGCCGGTGAAGGCAACTCAATGGACAAGGTTGTTGATAGGGTGAAGCGTAAGAACCTGGAGGATGTCCCAG AAACGAGGCCTACAAAACAAACAGCGCCTGGGCTCACGGTTCCAGTCTCTGATAGAAAATGA